In Sphingobacterium sp. SRCM116780, the genomic stretch AAAAAAATTCTTTGGGAGCACCTATACAGGTTAGTGGTATATTGGACGTACGCGTATACCGAAACTCAGCTTCCACATGCTCGAGTTTATCTACAGCTTCAATGATCTGCGTGTAAAACAACTTACCATATTCTGTAGGTACCATTCGGCGTGGCTTGCGCTCAAATAATTGTTTCCCAATATGTGCTTCCAATGCTGATAAATGCTGGCTCACATTGGGTTGAGATATCAGTAATTCCTGTGCAGCACCTGTTAACGTACCTATTTGATATATTGCCTTGAAAGACCTGTACCATTCTAAATTTACCATGATACAAAGTTAGCAATATTCCTACTACGCTTACTTTTATTAGTATAAATTAATTTATATCAAAATATAAATTATACTATTTTATTTATGCATAAATGCTCCTCACATTTGCAATGTAAAAACAAAGAAATCATACCAATTTGTTGCTGTTTTAAACCTGTGGTATTGGTCAGGAATGGTTGTTCTTTGCGTATGGGCGGGGGATGTGGTATAAACAATTTTATAAAATAAGACGATGAAACAATTACTAAAGTTCAAAAGGAGCAGTTATTCAATAGCAGCGATCCTTTTATTTTTAATAGGAAGTATCTTGCATGCACAGGCACAGCAGGCTGGTTTTAACAAAGAACGATTACTTAAAATAGATGAAGTCATTAATCGTCAGATCGCAGCTCATCATATACCTGGAGCTACTGCTCTTATCATTCGTAACGGGGAGGTCGTATACAACAAAGCCTTTGGGTATGCGGATATCGGAACAAAAAGAAAGATGAAGACAGATGATATTTTTAGGATTGCCTCACAATCGAAAGCAATTACCAGCCTTGCGGTGATGATGCTTTGGGAAGATGGTAAATTCCTGTTGGACGATCCGATTTCCAACTATATTCCTGCTTTTAAAAATCCGAAAGTACTGGTAGATTATCATGCAAAAGATGGAAGTTATACAACAAAACCTGCGAATCGAGAAATAACTGTTCGAGATCTGTTACGACATACTTCCGGTATTGCTTATCCGGCTATTTTCAGTGATCCGACGATGTGGCGCATCTATGAGGAGGCAGGTATTCCCTCCGGTATCGGTACAATAAAATCTACCAGCAAAGAAAAAATGGAATTACTAGCGACCCTGCCTTTGCAGCATCACCCTGGTGAACGTTTCACCTACGGTTTAAATATTGATCTACTGGGGTACTTGATTGAGATATGGAGTGGGCAGTCATTAGAAGCTTTTCTTAAACAACGCGTATTGGAACCATTGGAAATGAACGACACCTATTTTCATATTCCGAAAGAGAAACAGGATAGATTGGTAACTCTTTATGAAACAGCTGAAAATGGTAATTTATTGCAAGTGGAGCATCCGCTTTATGAAGGAGTCGATCCTTTATTTCCAAAACAAAATGGGAGCTATCTGTCAGGAGGAGCTGGATTAAGTGCTACGACGGCAGATATGGCTAAATTCTATTCCCTTTACCTCAATAAGGGAATGTATAAAAATAAAAGAATAATCGGTAGCAAGACCATAGCCCTGATGCTGACCAATCAGTTGAATGACGATGTAAAGATTTCTCCATTACCTCCACAACCTGAGAATTTTCAATTCAGCTTAGGTGGTTTTGCCGTTGTGACCGAAAAGAACCATTATTTATCGCCACAAAGTATTGGTGCATTTGGTTGGGGAGGAGCATTTAATACACATGGTTGGGCAGATCCGAAAGAAGGGATAATCGCGCTTTTATTTACCCAAGAGTATTTATCACCTTGGTTCTCTATTGGAGAAGAATTTCAAGTAGCGGTTTATCAGGCGATTAAAAACTAAGAGGGTAAAGTAAGTAAAAATGTCTAATCTGTAATATTGGTAGAAGAAACAGTAATATATATCCCAATACACGCAATTTCAATGTGCATATTTGTGATATCATGAATTTAACCATTGAAAAAATGAAAAAAACACTTTTTGGATTATTATTAATCATGCTGAGTGTGCAGTTATCTTTTGCACAAGACTCTACTGCTGTACAAGAAATTAAGGAGCTTTCTAAATTAAAATGGCAATGGATGGCCGATAAAAATGTGGATAAGCTGGCTTCACTTTTCGATGATAAGTCAAAATTTGTTCACATGAGTGGCACATGGAAAAAGGCTGAAGAACTCGACATCATCAAAACTGGAAGCATTTGGTATAAGAAAGCAGATGTTCATGATGTTGCTGTAGAAATTTCTGACGATGTAGCCATTGTTTGGAACCGTATTACGCTGACTGCTGTCGTTCGCGGTAATGATGCGGTAACTGAATTTACCGTTACCGAAGTTTATAAAAAGCACGGAAACGACTGGAAATTGTTAGCACTGACATTTAGCAGTGTACGAGACACCCATAAGATCGCACATTAGTTGAATTAATTTTTTAAGATTTGGAGGGAAGTAATGTGAACTTGTTGAGCAAGAATTTCAAATCTATACAAAAAAGTCGTTGACGTTAAGGTCAGCGACTTTTTTTATTGGCATATGGAGAGCGCAATTATTCCAGAATGTAACAAAGAACAGAATTGATACATATTGTGCACTTCTTCAATTATCCCAATACAGTTTAAAGGTTCGCTTTTCAGCTGGCAATAAATCCAAAATGTAATAGACATGTCGTGCTGTACTTCGGTCCGGAGATCTTGATTTTCAAAAGAGGGATTGAAGTGACCCTTCGAAACAATAAACCAGAGGGGTCTTTAACTATAAATCATTCACTACGTTTATTCCTTTTTGTTGTTACACTTTTTTAAAGAGGACAAACAAATCGTCTTAAAAACCTTGACTATTTTTAAGGGAGAAAAGATTGCCTATTTGTGAAGGCTTCATGAGGAAATTCAAGCTAAAATTTTTCGCTATCTTGTTTTAAAATTCTACAAGATGAAAGCGAAAAAAATATGGGCTAATTTTAGTGTAAAAGATGTCAAGCGTACTAATCAATTCTACACACAATTGGGTTTTACGCCCAATAAGCCAAATAACCATCCTAAGCTAGCTAGTTTTCTTTTCGGTAATGATGATTTTGTGATTCATTTTTTTGAACAGGGCTCACAGATAGATGAGTATCTACCCCTAGCATCAAAAGGCTGTGAAATTATATTTACACTTTCTGCTGAGACAAAGGAAGAAGTGAAAGAATGGATGGATAAAGTTAAAGAGGCTGGAGGTACCATTTTTAACGAAGCGGGCAGAGATAAAACCAATTACTATGGTTTTGCCTTCGCTGATCCCGATGGTCATAAATTTAATATACTCCTGATGGAAGAGGGGATGTGATGAAGTTTTGGATGTTAATCTCCATCACGCATTGTGTCAAATCAGTGTTAAAGCAGGTGATTTTCTTTTAATGAATTTTCCAATTCTAATGATTCACTTTTTGATAATTTTAGCACATTAGAAAGATTCTTGAAAGAGATTTTTCCTATTGTATGATAATATATCAGAATATCTTGAATTTTTCCCATATCATATTTATTATATAATTGAAAATATGTAGTAGTTTCAGTCCCATTATTAAGTATTATAATTAATTGATTGTCAACGCCATTTGAAAAATCGGAAGCGTAAGTGTTCCCAACAACTGATTTTCCAAAGTAATCTCCATTATAAATTGATATTGTTTTTATCATGGATAAATCAATTTTCTTATCGTCTATCACAATAAAATCATTTTGAAACTCAAGAAAACCATTTAATATGCCATTTAATTTTTCAGGTTTTCCGATCATATAAAATTTTCGTATAACAGCAAAAGCGAGTATTCCAAACATAAAATATGCAATTGGCTTATTCATTTTATTGTCAACATCTATATTTAAATATGAACATAAGTATAGAATAGAAGCCAAGAAAAAAAAGATGATGGGTATTAATAAATCGATATTTATCCTAATTTTATTTGACTTAATAAAAATGCTAAATCTTTCCATAATTTATTATGAGAGAAGTAATTTTATGTACTCTAATAATGTGAAGTTTAGTGAAATTGGTGAAAAAGAAAATACTAATTTTTAACTTTACAACACAATAGTATAAACCCGGTTACTAATTTAATAAAAAATAGAATTTAAATAATTAATGGATAAAAAGAATTATTGACTTTAGTCTGGTTTAAGTGTTCGCTCTTTCAGAAGTCAATAAATTCAGGACGTAATATACATGTAGTGGTATATTTTGGTCTGGAGACCCTAGTTTTCAAAAAAGGTTTAAGAGATCCTTCGGAACATTTAAACCGAGGGGGTTACTCTTAATGGAGGAAGGGATGTGATAACCATTTTTTGTGTATCGATAATTAAGCACAAGAAATCTCCATATTTTCTAAATCCAGTTTGCTTATCTTTATATGAAATTAGGCTATTATTTTATTTGGAATGGAGACAGAATTTTTCGATATTAAAACAACGATTTCTCGGTTTATAGATGACAAAAACATAGTCAACCATACGTTAATAGCAGACATTCAAAACAGTTGTTCTTATCTAGACGAGTTTGCCATTGTCACTTTCAACGCTCCCTTGGCAAACCTAATTCCATTTAAACCAAAACATTATTTTTTGATTATAGGTATCACTGGTACTTGCCATGTAACAGCAGGATATCATACTTTTGAAATTCTTCCAGACACCATTTCTTTATTAGCAGCAAATCAACTTTGCTGTTTCACAGATAGCTCTGATGACTTTCGAGCAGATGTCATATTATTTAAAAAAGATTTTCTTACGGAGAGTTATGTGAAAGACCCTGTCATTGAGGAGTTAGTCTATATTAATCCCGATTATCCGCCTACTTACCTGTTAACAGAAGAACAAAATCGGGTGAAGATACGTCATAAGTTTGAGGATATTCAAGATGAATTTAAACAGCAGGGTCCATTTTACTTAAATATAATCCGTTTAAAAATCATCGAATTATTATATGATTATAATAGAGCTTGTGAATATTGCCTTCTTTTATTTAAAAAACAGATGAATAGACAATATCAGCTAACTTATTCATTTAAGAGGTTGGTTGATGAGAAATTTCTGTCCATAAAAACAGTTGCAGAATATGCCAGTCTGTTAAATATTAGTCCTAAATATCTGAGTGATACCATTAAGTCAGAAACAGGTACGGCTGCATTGGATATTGTGCACAAACGTTTATTGATGGAGGCTCAATATCTTTTAAAATACTCAAAAAAAAGTATCAAAGAAATAGCAGGAATTCTTGGTTTCGATTCAACTTCTCACTTTTGTCGTTTTTTTAAAAGAAAGGTGGGTACAACGCCTTTAAAATATAAAGGCAATAGGTAAAATTGGTCGTATTTACCCCTATACTTGACGTATTTCCCTTTTTATAACGATTAATTTTGAGCCATATCAAATTAAAATTATGGCTACTATCGCAGAAAAAGAAAAGGGAAGTTGGAATGAATTGCTTTCTGGTAAGAATGGTTTAAGGGCTATTGCACTGGCTGCAGGAGTGATACTCCATGCAACAGATGTTTATCTGGCGACCACCATTATGCCATCCGTGATCGAAGAAATCGGAGGACTTTCGTTTTATTCATGGGCAACTACGATCTATGTTGTTGCCGCAATCATCGGTTCAGTAATTTCATCCAGTAACCTGATCAAGCAGGGGCCTAAGAAAGCATATACCCTGGCTGCATTGATTTTCGCTATCGGTGCAGTAATCTGTACCCTTGCACCTGCCATGTATATCTTACTGATCGGACGGTTTATCCAGGGAATAGGAGGAGGATTATTGTTTGCATTATCCTATGCGATGATCGGTATTTTATTCCAAGAAAAGCTTTGGCCAAGAGCGATGGCACTTGTTTCGGCGATGTGGGGTGTTTCCACTTTTTTCGGACCATTAATTGGAGGATCCTTCGCTCAATATAGTCATTGGCGTATGGCTTTCTTGACGCTTGCCGTATGTGCTCTTTTGTTAATTATACTCATTCAAGTCGTACTTCCTAAAAGCATAAAAGAAACGAAAGCACTACCGGTTATTCCTTGGAGTAAATTGATCTTAATTACTGCAGCGACATTGGCTGTTTCAATGGGTGCTGCTAGTACGCATGTCATTATTAAGCTATCAGGAATTTTAATAGCTGTTGTATTGTTCGTCATCATGGTCATTACAGATAAAAAAAGTACGAATAGTTTATTACCACGTGGTAGCTATAACATGACTTCATCTTTGGGTGCAACTTATATGATTATGGCTTTGCTTACGATCAGTACTGCAGTAGAAATTTATATTCCTTATTTTATGCGGGAGATCCATAAATTTGGACCTCTGAAGGCGGGTTATTTAACCGTTCTCATTGGTTTAGGCTGGTCGCTATCTTCGGTTTTCTTTTCAGGCGCTAAACAAAATAAAGTCATCCGTTTAATATCCATAGGAATCATGATTGTTTTTGTCGGACTGTGTGGCTTGTCTTTTATCATACCTTCATTTCATAGCACAAATGGGATAGGATTCGTAGCGATGTGTATTTTTCTTCTATCTATTGGTGTTGGCGTTGGAATGGGGTGGCCTCATTTGTTAACGAAAGTATTATCTTCTGCGCCAAAAGGGGAAGAAGAAAAAGCATCTGCCTCCATTACGACCGTTCAACTCTTTTCAACAGCGTTTGGAACAGCTCTTTGTGGTTTAGTGGCTAATGCTACAGGTATTTTAACTCCCGGTGGTGTATCCGGTAGTCAACAAGCTGCGCTGTGGCTATTTGGGTTATTCTCGATAGCTCCTCTCATGGCGATTATCATCTTTAGGAAGATAAATAAGTAACGTGTTGTTCTTTCGTTAAGGAATAATATAATAATTTCCTTTTGATCAAACGTCGTTTGCAAAAGTCTATAAACAACAAAGCCCGATGTTATTCGGGCTTTATTATTACTCTGCTAATTTCATTCTTAACAGTGGATAGTTCCTACCTTGGTCATCCTTGTCAGTTCTCTCAAATGTTTGAAATCCAAACTTTTGATAGAATTTTATAGCTTTTGTATTTTGTTCATTGACATCAAGTGTGTTCGCCTTTAATTCTTTTACTGCAAAATTTAATAATTTCAATCCGAGTCCATGTCCAAAATAATTTGGATCTAAAAAAAGCATCTCAATTTTTTGGTTCATAACTCCAATAAAACCCAGTACCAATTTTTCGTTTGTTAAGCAAAATACTTGAAAGTCATTAAAATCTATACTCTTTACAAGTTCTTTAATTTCTTCAAAGTCGGATGGAGTCAAAAAGTTGTGTGTGGCAAGAACCGAGTTTTCCCAAACGGTCAAAATCTGCTCTCTATAATTATCATGGTATTCATTTATTGTCGTATTCATCTTTGTCTTCTTAAAATTATATCAATGTGTATTGAACTTATTGTGTTGTCATAGTTTGACCACTCACATTGCAAGCTTGGTAACCGTGGAGAAGTAAGCTGAAACTTTGAAAGTTGTATCAACTTTAGCATAGGCTAATTCATGCTTCTAAATTAGGAAAAAAGAAAACATAAGTGGCTTATGCAACAAAAGAATTACTATTGATTTTTCTTATATTATTTAGTATTCGATAACCCTCCATCAACTAAAATCTCAACTCCATGTATGTATGAAGCATCTTCAGATGCAAGAAATACAACTGTTTTAGCAATTTCAGAAGCTTCACCAAAACGTTTAAATGGAAGGGTGGGGGTAATGCTTGCTATTGCCCCTTCGATTTGATCAGGTGAAAGACCTGTATTATTAAAAATATTGGTTTTGATATAACCTGGGCTTATTCCGTTTACACGGATTTGTTTTGCTGTACACTCAACAGAAAATGTCTTTATGAATGATCGAACGGCAGCTTTTGCTGCAGAATA encodes the following:
- a CDS encoding serine hydrolase domain-containing protein; the protein is MKQLLKFKRSSYSIAAILLFLIGSILHAQAQQAGFNKERLLKIDEVINRQIAAHHIPGATALIIRNGEVVYNKAFGYADIGTKRKMKTDDIFRIASQSKAITSLAVMMLWEDGKFLLDDPISNYIPAFKNPKVLVDYHAKDGSYTTKPANREITVRDLLRHTSGIAYPAIFSDPTMWRIYEEAGIPSGIGTIKSTSKEKMELLATLPLQHHPGERFTYGLNIDLLGYLIEIWSGQSLEAFLKQRVLEPLEMNDTYFHIPKEKQDRLVTLYETAENGNLLQVEHPLYEGVDPLFPKQNGSYLSGGAGLSATTADMAKFYSLYLNKGMYKNKRIIGSKTIALMLTNQLNDDVKISPLPPQPENFQFSLGGFAVVTEKNHYLSPQSIGAFGWGGAFNTHGWADPKEGIIALLFTQEYLSPWFSIGEEFQVAVYQAIKN
- a CDS encoding nuclear transport factor 2 family protein codes for the protein MKKTLFGLLLIMLSVQLSFAQDSTAVQEIKELSKLKWQWMADKNVDKLASLFDDKSKFVHMSGTWKKAEELDIIKTGSIWYKKADVHDVAVEISDDVAIVWNRITLTAVVRGNDAVTEFTVTEVYKKHGNDWKLLALTFSSVRDTHKIAH
- a CDS encoding VOC family protein, with protein sequence MKAKKIWANFSVKDVKRTNQFYTQLGFTPNKPNNHPKLASFLFGNDDFVIHFFEQGSQIDEYLPLASKGCEIIFTLSAETKEEVKEWMDKVKEAGGTIFNEAGRDKTNYYGFAFADPDGHKFNILLMEEGM
- a CDS encoding helix-turn-helix domain-containing protein, translating into METEFFDIKTTISRFIDDKNIVNHTLIADIQNSCSYLDEFAIVTFNAPLANLIPFKPKHYFLIIGITGTCHVTAGYHTFEILPDTISLLAANQLCCFTDSSDDFRADVILFKKDFLTESYVKDPVIEELVYINPDYPPTYLLTEEQNRVKIRHKFEDIQDEFKQQGPFYLNIIRLKIIELLYDYNRACEYCLLLFKKQMNRQYQLTYSFKRLVDEKFLSIKTVAEYASLLNISPKYLSDTIKSETGTAALDIVHKRLLMEAQYLLKYSKKSIKEIAGILGFDSTSHFCRFFKRKVGTTPLKYKGNR
- a CDS encoding MFS transporter, whose product is MATIAEKEKGSWNELLSGKNGLRAIALAAGVILHATDVYLATTIMPSVIEEIGGLSFYSWATTIYVVAAIIGSVISSSNLIKQGPKKAYTLAALIFAIGAVICTLAPAMYILLIGRFIQGIGGGLLFALSYAMIGILFQEKLWPRAMALVSAMWGVSTFFGPLIGGSFAQYSHWRMAFLTLAVCALLLIILIQVVLPKSIKETKALPVIPWSKLILITAATLAVSMGAASTHVIIKLSGILIAVVLFVIMVITDKKSTNSLLPRGSYNMTSSLGATYMIMALLTISTAVEIYIPYFMREIHKFGPLKAGYLTVLIGLGWSLSSVFFSGAKQNKVIRLISIGIMIVFVGLCGLSFIIPSFHSTNGIGFVAMCIFLLSIGVGVGMGWPHLLTKVLSSAPKGEEEKASASITTVQLFSTAFGTALCGLVANATGILTPGGVSGSQQAALWLFGLFSIAPLMAIIIFRKINK
- a CDS encoding GNAT family N-acetyltransferase — protein: MNTTINEYHDNYREQILTVWENSVLATHNFLTPSDFEEIKELVKSIDFNDFQVFCLTNEKLVLGFIGVMNQKIEMLFLDPNYFGHGLGLKLLNFAVKELKANTLDVNEQNTKAIKFYQKFGFQTFERTDKDDQGRNYPLLRMKLAE